TCTAGGAGTATGCTCAACTGTAGAGTACCTCGTCGATTCTTGTGGAAGCGTCTTCGGGGCCTTCGAAGCTGTGCTCTTCTAGCAGCTTTTCGGCCTCCTTGGGGCTTAGTGGCTTCCAGCCGCCTTGGAGCTCTGCGATGATCTCGTCTCTCTTTTTCGCGGCGAGTCTTAGGGCGGCTGCTAGTATGTCCTGTAGCCGGTAGCGCACCCCGGTCTCGAGCAGTATCCTGGCCTGTAGCTCTTCGAGGAGCTTCTTGGAGGCTGTATCCAGCTTTACGCTGGTCCCGGCCACTGCTCCACCCGGTAGAACACTCTACCCAGAGCCCCCGGGCTTTGGCCGGCGTGGCTGCTGTTGCGTCTATCATCAATACTGGTTATCGTGGTCTTGGTACCTATAAGGGCTCCCAGGGTCGGCGTGTAGTCCTTACGCCCCTCCATGACTACTAGCGTGCTGCTACATGCTCCTAGATACTGAGCCCTCTTACAGGGCGCTACGTCTATAGAATACTGTTTCAACCCTAGTGCTTCATGATAGGCAGGGACTTAAGTAATGCCTGGTCCCCTAAGCGGGCTATCCTAGACAAGGTATCGGGGGTCTTTGTCGTTATTGCCCAAAATAGGGGGTCAACCCTGCTTTGTATAGTGCGGGTCTTCGTGGCCAGAGGCCGGGGTCTGCGGATGTGTCCACGGGCCTCGGGGGCCTGCCGCCTATTGTAGTGTATACAGTTAACATTGTGGCTGGATGGCTAGCTAGCCTGGTTTAGCTGGTTACTAGGTTGCTTATGAGCGTATTGTAGTCTTCGTCGCTAAGTAGGTAGTAGGCTTCGACTCTGGCTTTTAGGGCGTTATACTTCATGGTCCTATCGTTGGTGACTAGGATTGCGTCGACGTGTTTGGCTGTTGCTATGTAGTATGCGTCTACTGCTCTGCACCCGGTGAATAGGGCTATCTCCGCCGCCTTATCATGGATGGTTTCCTCTCCTACGACATCCACGAACTGGAGCGCCGTGTCTACTATCTCGAGAGCCTGTTCTGGCTTGATCCTTCTCACGAGTACTGCTCGCAGCTCTACCTCGAAGAGGAAAGGCTCGTAGACGTAGAGGCCGAGGCTGGACAGCCTGTCGAGGGTGGCCCTAGCTCTCTCGTGTCTCTCTGGTCTCCCGAGGGTAGAGGAGGTAGTAGTCAGCGAATGACGCTAGTATCCACCACGGCAGCCTGGATGGTTTCCCTCGGCAATTACCTCCTCTCCTCCACCAACTCCTCGACAACATCACGGTCTACCTTGAACCTGTATCTGCCTGCCTTCTCCCGGAACCCCATGAAGCTCCTCTTGACAACTATGATCTCTAGCTCCTCTCCCTCTCTGAACTCAGCGTTGTCGAGAAGCCGCAGTATACTCCTCTCATACTTCACCCTAACCGTCCTAGACAACCCGGCCTATCCCACACATAGTGCTCTCCGTCAAGGCAGTCATAAGACTTTACCTTGAACGTAGCTATCGGTGCCATGATGCCGAGAAGGCTTAGGAAAGAGTAAAGAAACATATGCCAAAATGCTTTCAATACTCGAGGTCGTAGCATCTACTACCCTGTCGTCCTCATCGATGCCGATAGCCTCCCTTACGGCCTTCGGAAGCATGGTGCACCCCCTTCCAACCCGGGGCCCTAGGGCTAACATGGCGCATCCAGGGCGGAAATCAGGCTAAGCAGTCGGCATAAACTGCAGCATCTCTGTGTACCTAGCCCCCTCTGCTGAGGACGTTACTGCACCCCCGGAATCCTCA
The window above is part of the Pyrodictium abyssi genome. Proteins encoded here:
- a CDS encoding type II toxin-antitoxin system VapC family toxin; protein product: MTTTSSTLGRPERHERARATLDRLSSLGLYVYEPFLFEVELRAVLVRRIKPEQALEIVDTALQFVDVVGEETIHDKAAEIALFTGCRAVDAYYIATAKHVDAILVTNDRTMKYNALKARVEAYYLLSDEDYNTLISNLVTS
- a CDS encoding antitoxin family protein, whose amino-acid sequence is MSRTVRVKYERSILRLLDNAEFREGEELEIIVVKRSFMGFREKAGRYRFKVDRDVVEELVEERR